The genomic stretch TGGTCATCGCAATCCCGATATGCGGCGTCGCCAACGTCAGCACCACCACATACATCGGCCCCAGAAACCCGCCGATCAACTGCCAGCGCGGCAAATCGGTCAGCGCCGGCCCCTTCTGCGGCCCCGCAAACAGCAACAGCAAAAACAGAATCGCCGAGCCAACCCCGAAGATGCTCAAGGTCGCCCACAGGTGCCCGACCTGCTCACCCAGCGGCCCGAGCAACCCGGCCTCCACCGACAAACCCATGCCGGCCAGAATCACCAACGGCAACAGCAACAAGCGCAAACCGGACCGGACGACAGGAGCCGGCGCAGCACTCACTTCATCAAACGACTGCATCTGAAAAACCTCTGAAGGACACGATGGCGCGGATTATCGGCTGGCGCATCTGTGCGATAAATGGGAGCATCCTGACAACACTTTTGCGTAACTCGCACAGCAGGACACACGATGCACGGGCTCAACGAACTGGGATTCAAGGCGCTAAGGCTGTTTGTGGCCGTGCTCGATCACGGCAGCTTTTCCGAAGTCGCCCGCCGCGAGGGCGTGGCGCCCTCCTCGATTTCCCGGCAGATCCAGTTGATGGAGCAAGCGCTGAACCAGCAACTGCTTTATCGACACACCCGTGCAGTGACGCCGACCGAAGCCGGGCGCATGCTCGGCCACCACGCGCGGCTGGTGCTGGTGCAACTGGAGGAAGCCGAACAGGCGTTGCAGGAACAGCAAAGCGAACCGACCGGACTGGTGCGGATCAACGCCCCGGTGGTGTTCGGCCAACGTCATCTGACGCCATGGCTAGGCCGTCTGTGCGAGCGCTACCCGAAGCTGCAACTGGACATCCAGCAGACCGACCACTACATCGACCCGTTGCAGGAAGGCGCCGACCTGCTGTTCCGCATCGGCCCGCTGCACGATTCGAGCATGCAGGCACGGATCCTGGCACCGCACCGGTTTCAGGTCGCGGCCAGCCCGGCGTATCTCAAGCGCTTCGGCACACCGCAGCATCCCGAAGACCTCGCCCGCCACCAGTGCCTGGCCTACAAGGGCGCGACCGGCCAGCAGCGCTGGTTTTTCCGTCAGGATCAGGGCGAGTGGACGCCGTATTCGGTCAAGGGCCCGATCACTGGCAACCACGCCGACACCCTGACCCAGGCCGCTGTGCAAGGGCTGGGGCTGGTGATGTTTCCGTCATGGCTGATCGGCGAGGCGGTGCGTGAGGGCACGCTGGTGCCGGTGTTGGGGGAGTTTCAGGTGTCGAACAGTGTCGAGCCGCAGCAGATTGCGGTGCTGTGGCCGGGGAGCCGGCGGTTGTCGGTGAAGGTGCGGACGGTCATCGACTTTTTCATCGAGTGTTTTGGCGAGGTGCCGTATTGGGACAGACCGTGAGGGTCTGTCCCAGCAACGCCATCAGATCCTGAACTGGCCGACCAGTTTGCCCAACCGCTGCCCCAAATCCGCCAGACTCCGCGAAGTCTGCGCCCCCAACTGTGTCTCATCCGCCACGTTATCCACCGCCACCGCGATCTGATGCACGCTGCGATTGATCTCTTCGGCAACGGCTGTCTGCTCTTCGGCGGCGCTGGCGATCTGGGCGTTCATCGAGTTGATGGTCGCAATCAGATCCGCCATGGCGTCGAGCGACGCCCCCGCCTGATTGGCCTGGGCAGACGTGCCGTCACCCGCTTCACTGGAACGGCGCATCGCCTCGACCGCCGACTGCGTACCGGCCTGCAAGCGATCAATCATCCCCTGAATTTCCTGAGTGCTGATCTGCGTGCGCGAGGCCAGCGCCCGCACTTCATCCGCCACCACCGCAAACCCACGCCCGGCCTCACCGGCCCGTGCTGCTTCAATCGCGGCGTTGAGTGCCAGCAAGTTGGTCTGTTCGGCGATCGAGCGGATCACCCCGAGCACGCCGACAATCGACGACACGTCCTGCTGCAGGCTGTCGAGGGACACGCCACTGCTGCGGATGTCGTCCACCAGCGCATGAATCTGCTTGATGCTGCCGGCCACCACGCGTTTGGCGGTCTGGCCTTCTTCGTCGGTCTGCTGCGCGGCAACGGCGGCGTTCTGTGCGCTTTTGGCAACTTCCTGCGCGGCGGCGGACATTTCGTTGATCGCCGTCGCCACCTGATCGGTCTCGTGGCGCTGACGTTCCATGGCCTGATCGGAGCGCTGGGCCTGATCCGAGACCTGCGTCACCAGCCCGGTCAGTTGCGAAGTCATCTCGGTGATCTGCCGCACCAGACCGTGGATCTTGTCGACGAAACGGTTGAACGAGCCGGCCAGTTCACCGAGTTCGTCCTGGCTGGTGATGGTCAGGCGACGAGTCAGGTCGCCCTCACCCGCCGCGATGTCGTCGAGGTTGGCTTTCATCAGGGTCAGCGGCCGCAAAATGGTATTGGCCAGCACCAGCCCCGCCACCGCGATCACCAGCAACACGATCACCGCCACGCCGACGATGCTCAGCACCACGCCTTCCATTCGGTCCTGAACCTGGGCCTGAACCAGCGCCACTTGCGCCTCGATGCCGTCGAGGTTGACCGAGGTACCGAACGCCATGTCCCACTTCGGCAGGTATTCGGTGTAACCGAGTTTCGGCACCAGCACCTGCGCGTTACCCGGCAGCGGCGAGCTGTATTGCAGGTAATGGGTGCCGTCCTTCGCGACTTTCACCAAGTCGCGGTTGACGTAGACGCCGTTCGGGTCGCGGTTGTCCTTGAAGCTTTTGCCCACGCCGTCAGGGTCGGTGGACTTGAACAGGCGCACGGTCTCGGAGTCGTAGCCGAAGAAGTAGCCGTCCTTGCCGTACTTGATGCTCGACAGCAGTTTGATCACCTGCGCCCGCGCGTCGGCGTCACCGGGGGCGGCAGCGTCGTACAACGGTTTGATGGTGGTCATGGCCACGGCGACGTAGCTGGCCAGGGTGGCCTTGGCGTCACCGAGCAGGCGTTCGCGGGTCTGTTCGACTTCCTTGTGCGCCTGCTCCTGGAGGATGAACAGCGTGGTCAGGCTGATCACCAGCGCAAAGAGCAAGACCGGAAGGACGGCAAGGGACAGGACTTTAGCCTTGAGACTCAGGCGCATGGGTGCTCACTCTTTTGGTTTTATTGGCGTGGTTAAAGGCGTTAACGGCACGCGAAAGCAAAAGTTGAGCTGGGTCTTAACCAGATCGTTACCACTCACTGAGCAGTAACGATCCGGTTTGGGGCTTACAAGACCATCGCGGCCATCCAGCCCGCCGCCAGCAACGGCAGATTGTAGTGCAGGAAGGTCGGCACCACGGTGTCCCAGATGTGGTGATGCTGGCCGTCGATGTTCAGGCCGGAGGTCGGGCCGAGGGTCGAGTCCGAGGCTGGCGAACCGGTGTCGCCCAGAGCACCGGCCGTGCCGACGATGCAGACAATCGCCATCGGGCTGAAACCCAGCTGCACGCACAGCGGCACGAAAATCGCCGCCAGAATCGGCACCGTGGAGAACGACGAACCGATACCGATGGTCACCATCAGCCCCACCAGCAGCATCAGCAGCGCGCCAATGGCCTTGCTGTGATCAATCTGCGCCGCCGCGCTTTCGACCAGTGTGCGCACCTCGCCGGTAGCCTTCAGCACTTCGGCAAACCCTGAGGCGGCGATCATGATGAAGCCGATCATCGCCATCATCTTCATGCCTTCGGTGAACAGCCCGTCAGTCTCGCGCCACTTGACGATGCCCGACGCCGAGAAAATCAGAAACCCGGCCAGCGCCCCGATAATCATCGAATCCAGCAGCAACTGAATAATGAAGGCTGCGGCGATAGCCAGGCCGGCGATGCCGATCGTCATCGGGTTGTAGGCGACGCTGACCTGCTCCACCTGCTCGATCTTTTCCAGGTCGTAGACACGCTTCTTGCGGTAGCTGAAGAACACCGCCATCAACAGACCGAACACCATGCCCGCCGCCGGGATGGCCATCGCGTGCATGACGTTGACCTGGCTGATGTCCACGCCGGCCTTGCTGACGTTGGCCAGCAGGATCTGGTTGAGGAAGATGTTGCCGAAGCCGACCGGAAACACCATGTACGGCGTGATCAGGCCGAAGGTCATGACGCAGGCGATCAGCCGGCGATCCAGTTGCAGCTTGGTCAGTACATATAGAAGCGGCGGCACCAGCAACGGAATGAACGCGATGTGGATCGGCAGGATGTTCTGCGAAGCAATCGCCACCACCCACAGCAGGCCGATCAGCAGCCATTTGACGCTGCCGCCCCCGGTCGCATGCTGGCGATCGACCATCGCCAGGGCCTTGTCGGCCAGCGCATGAGCCAGGCCGGACTTGGCAATCGCCACCGCGAAAGCACCGAGCAACGCGTAGGACAACGCCACCGTCGCACCGCCGCCCAGGCCACTGTTGAACGCCTTGAGCGTGGCGTCGATGCCCAGGCCGCCAGTCAGGCCACCGACCAGCGCACCGACGATCAACGCGATCACCACATGCACACGGGACAGGCTGAGGATCAGCATGACACCGACCGCAGCAATCACTGCATTCATTTCACTACCTCAAAAACACGACGGTAAAGCCATTCACCGCCAGACAGGATGAGTCCGGCCGGCAAGCCACGAGGGTCGCCAGCGGATTTGCATAGAGGGTCTTATTAGAAGGGCGCGCACTGTGCCGCAGAGCGGGCGCAGTGTCAAAGCGACCGGTCGCGACACTGTGTAACTTTCCATGATCAAACTGCGAACGATGGCATATCCGCCACAACGTGCGTCAATTCGCCATATTGCATTTGCGCCATAAAGAAAGTCGAAACGCGGCCGTTACAGTGCAAAGTCTCAGATATTTATCGAATAAGGACGTCTCCATGTCGCTCAGACAACTTTCCATCCAATGGAAAATCACCCTGCTCGCCGGGCTCTGCCTGGCCGGTATCGTGACCCTGTTGGTGGGTCTTTCGCTGTATCGCATGGAGCACAGTTCTGAACTGGTGAAAGCTTCGAGCATGGAAATGCTCACCGAGTCGGCCCAGGCTCGCATCGAATCCCAGGGCGAAGTTCAGGCGGCAGGCATTCGCCAGCAGTTCATGGACGCCTATCAATATGGCCACGGCTTCTCGCGGCAGGTGCTGTTCCTGCGCGAACAGGCCGAGAAGCGCTTCCTCGATGCCTTCGACCTGCGCGAAGACATGACCCGTCAGGTGAAATCGGCGCTGCAGGCCAACCCGGAATTGCTCGGCCTGTCGCTGGTGTTCGAAGCCAACGCGCTGGACGGCAAGGATGAACTGTTTGCCGGCCAGGCCGAACTGGGCAGCAACGACAAGGGCCGCTTCGCCCTGTACTGGTCGCAGCCGACCCCGGGCAAAGTGACCTCGATGGCGCTGCCGGAAAGCGACATGGCCGACACCAGCACCGGCCCCAGCGGCCAGGCCGCCAACGCCTGGTTCACCTGCCCGCGTACCACGCTCAAGCCGTGCGTGATCGAACCGTACTTCTATGTGATCGACGGGCAAAACGTGCTGATGACCAGCATCGTGTTCCCGCTGATGGTCAACGGCAAAGTCATCGCCTCGCTGTCAGTGGACATCAACCTCAACAGCCTGCAAGCGATCAGCCAGGGCGCCAGCAAAAAGCTCTATGACGGCCAGACCGCCGTGAGCATCATCAGCCCCGCCGGCCTGCTCGCCGGTTACAGCCCGGACGCCAGCAAACTCAGCCAGCGCCTCGACGCCGTGGACACCACCAGCGGCGCTGAATTGCTGCGCCTGCTGGCCTCGAGCAAAACCGTCAGCAGCCTGCACAGCAATGCGCAGCTGAAAGTGCTGTCGCCGTTCCAGCCGATTCCCGGTGGCCCATCCTGGGGCGTGCTGCTCGATGTGCCGGAGAAAGTCCTGGTCAGCCGCGCCGAAGCGCTCAAGCAGCAACTGGATGCGAGCAACACCTCCGGCACGCTGATCGAACTGAGCCTGGGCGTGCTCGCCGCGCTGGTCGGCCTGCTGCTGGTGTGGCTGATGGCACGCAGCGTGACCAAACCGATCCTTGGCGTGGCCCACATGCTGGAAGACATCGCCAGCGGCGAAGGCGACCTGACCCGCCGTCTGGCCTATGACAAGAAAGACGAACTCGGTCAGTTGGCCGGTTGGTTCAACCGCTTCCTCGACAAGCTGCAACCGATCATCGCCGAGGTGAAACGCTCGGTGCAGGACGCGCGTAACACTGCTGACCAGTCTTCGGCCATTGCCACCCAGACCAGCGCCGGCATGGAGCAGCAATACCGTCAGGTCGATCAGGTCGCCACCGCGTCCCACGAAATGAGCGCCACTGCCCAGGACGTGGCCCGCAGCGCCGCCCAAGCGGCCGAAGCGGCAAAAGATGCCGATCGCGCTACCCGTCAGGGCCTGACCGTGATCGACCGCACCACCGCCAGCATCGACCACCTCGCCGCCGACATGAGCGCCGCGATGATCCAGGTCGAAGGCCTGGCCGCCAACAGCGAGAAAATCGGCGCGGTGCTGGAAACCATCCGCGCCATCGCCGAGCAGACCAACCTGCTGGCGCTCAACGCTGCCATCGAAGCCGCCCGCGCCGGTGAAGCTGGACGTGGCTTTGCGGTGGTCGCCGACGAAGTGCGCAACCTCGCTCGCCGCACCCAGGAATCGGTGGAAGAAACCCGCCAGGTGATCGAGCAACTGCAAAGCGGCACCCAGGACGTGGTCGGCTCGATGGGCAACAGCCATCGTCAGGCTCAGGGCAGCGTCGAACAGGTCGGCCAGGCCGTGACCGCGCTGCGCCAGATCGGCGATGCGGTAACGGTGATCAGCGACATGAACCTGCAGATCGCCAGCGCCGCCGAAGAACAGAGCGCGGTGGCCGAAGAGATCAACAACAACGTGGCGACCATTCGTGATGTGACGGAGTCGCTGTCGGGGCAGGCGAATGAATCGGCGCGGGTGAGTCAGTCGCTCAATAGTCTGGCGAATCAGCAGCAGAGTCTTATGGATCAGTTCCGGGTCTGACGCTCAAGCCCGCTCACCACAGATCCCTGTGGGAGCGGGTTTAACGCCGAGGCAACTGAATCTCCACCCTCAACCCACCCCACTCACTCTCCCCCAACACCAAACCCCCACCCCAAGTCTCAACAATATCCCGCACAATCCCCAGCCCCAGGCCATGCCCGTGGGTCTGCTCATCCAGCCGCGTACCCCGGCTGAACACCTGATCACGCTGCGCCTCGGGAATCCCCGGCCCGTCGTCCTCCACACTCAGCACAAAACCTTCAGCCTTCTCGACCACGCTCAGACGCACCTCGGCATCCGCCCATTTGCAGGCGTTGTCCAGCAGGTTGCCGAGCAATTCCAGCAGGTCTTCACGGTCCCACGGCAATTGCAGCCCGGTCGGCGCGACGTAGCTCAATGCCAGGTGTTCGCCGTGGATCATGTTCAACGTCGCCAGCAGCCCCGGCAGTTCCGCATCGCAATCGAACAGCGCCCCCGGCAACGCATCGCCGGAGAGTCGCGCACGATTGAGCTCGCGGTTAAGCCGTTGCTGCACCTGTTCCAGTTGTTCCTTGAGGATCTTGCGCAACTCGGGATGAGCATCGAGCTTTTCGTTCGAGGCCAGGCTCAGCAGCACCGCCAGCGGAGTTTTCAACGCGTGCCCGAGGTTGCCCAAGGCATTGCGCGAACGCTTGAGGCTGTCTTCGGTGTGCGCCAGCAAATGGTTGATCTGGGCCACCAGCGGCTCCAGTTCCGTCGGCACCTGTTCATCGAGTTGTGAGCGTTGGCCCTGCTGCAACTGGGCGATTTGCTCGCGAGCCTTTTCCAGTGGTCGCAAGGCCCGGCGCACGGTCAGCCGTTGCAGGATCAGAATCAGCAACAACCCGGCCAGCCCGAGCCCCAACCCGACCTGACGCATGCGCTGGAAGCTCTCGCGCACCGGCGTGTAATCCTGGGCCACGCTGATCGAGATCGACTGGCCGAGCCGTTTGTAATCCGAGCGCAGCACCAGCAGTTGCTGACCGTCCGGCCCCAGTTGCAGATTGCTGTGCAGGCCTGGCCGTTCCAGCAGCGGCAGTTCCTGATCCCACAACGAACGGGAGCGCCAGTGACTCTCGGCGAAATCGATGCGGAAGTAATGCCCGGAAAACGGCCGCTGATAGGCCGGCGACAAGTGCCGCTCGTCCAGCTGCAAGCCTTGCGGGCCGCGCACCAGCGCCACCAGCAGGCTCTCGCTGTCGTTGCGCAGGCCGGCTTCGAGGTAACGCTGCAAACCCACTTCGAACAGCCACAGACTGGTTTGCGCCAGCACCAGGCCGACGATCACCATCACGCTGATCAGACCCAGGCTCAAGCGGCGCTGGATCGATCTCACGAAGCTTGTCCGCCGAACAGATAACCCTGGCCGCGACGGGTTTCGATCACGCTTTTGCCGAGTTTGCGGCGCAGGTGGTTGACGTGGACTTCAAGCACGTTGGAGTCGCGCTCGGTTTCACCGTCGTAGAGGTGTTCGGCGAGGTGGCTTTTGGAAAGGATCTGCTCCGGGTGCAGCATGAAGTAGCGCAGCAGGCGGAACTCGGCGGCGGTCAGTTGAATATCGGCGCCGCCGCGCACGACGCACTGGCGGCCCTCGTCCAGATGCAGCCCCGCCGACTTGAGCGTCGGCTGGTTGGCCTGGCCCTTGGAGCGGCGCAGCAGCGATTGAATGCGCAAATGCAGTTCTTCCGGGTGGAAGGGTTTGGTCAGGTAATCGTCGGCACCGGCCTTCAGGCCTTCGATGCGCTCGGCCCAGGAATCCCGGGCAGTGAGGATCAGCACCGGCGTCGCCAGCCCACCGGCGCGCCATTGCGCCAGCACTTCAAGGCCCGGCACGCCCGGCAAGCCAAGGTCGAGAACGATCAGGTCGTACGGCTCGCTGCGGCCCTGATAAACCGCATCACGGCCGTCCGCCAGCCAGTCCACGGCGTAGCCCTGGCGTTGCAGGCCGGCGATCAGTTCATCGGCCAGGGGGACGTGGTCTTCCACCAGAAGCAAACGCATCGGTCAATCTTCCTTGTCTTTCAGTAAGCGGCCGGTGGCGGCCTCGAGATGCAGCTCGCGTGTCACACCGTCGACGGTCAGCAACTCGACTTCGTAAATGTAGACGTCGTGTTTTTCTTCCAGCTCGACTTCCAGCAGTTTCGCGCCGGGGTAGCGATCCAGCGCGTTATGCAGCACCTGCTCCAGCGGCAGAATCACCCCCTGCTGACGCAGGCGCAGGGCTTCGTCCTGATTCAGGTCGCGAGCGAGCGGCGCCGAGCAGAACGCAACGAGCGCCAGGGCCATAAGGCCCGTGGCGCGCGTCGATGAATACGGCAAAAACAATTTCATTAAGTGTCCTGATGATCCTTGCGCAACAGCCCGTCGCTCGCGTCCAGTTCCATTTCCCATTCCACGCCTTGCGGATCTTTCAGCTCGATCTGGTACAGATAAAAGCCGTAGCGCTTTTCCAGTTCGATATCGATGACTGTCGAATCCGGATGGCGGGCCATGGCCGTGGCCTTGACGGTCTCAATCGGCACAATGGTACCAGCGTCGATCAGTTTTCGGGCTTCATCGGCAAGCAAGTCGCGGGTGTGGGCGAGGTTCGAGGTCAGGCCGTAGAACAGGAGCGCGATGAACAGGGTCGCGAGGATTTTCATGAGTGTCTCCTGATATCTGGTAGTGCTTCCTTGGCGGACACCTTAGCGATTCGAACTTAATTGAAACTGAACTGCCATCATCGAACCCGCTCCTGCAGGGCCGGCAACATGTGTTTATAATTCTTCGCTTGCTAACGATCGAGACCGGTATGACAGCCATCCACATCAAGTTTCCTGCCCTCACCCTCAAGGCTGGCCCACGTGCCATGGCACGCATCCGCGCCCAGGGCCTGAACGCCGCCGACGTCGGCACACTGCCGGGCGCTGCCGGTGGGCCGAAGGCGTTGGGGATTCAGGGGCTGGATCTGGCGCTGTTCGGCGAGTGGCTGCCGGCCGCACCGCGCGAGCGCTCGCTGATCGGTGCGTCGGTGGGCTCCTGGCGCTTCGCCAGCGCCTGCCTGCCGGATGCCGCCGAAGGCATTCGTCGCCTCGGTCATCTGTACACCGAGCAAAACTTCAACAAAGGCGTGACCATCGGCGACGTCAGCCGCAGTTCGCAGCGCATGCTCGATGACCTGCTTGACGGTCGCGATGCCGTACTGCTCGACAACGCCCATTACCGCTTGAACATCATGGTGGTCAAAAGCCACGGGCGGCTGGCGGACGATCATCGCGGCCGGCTCGGGCTGGCGCTGGGTTCGGTGATCGCCGACAACCTGCGGGGCCGCGCGCGGCTGTCGCGGCACTTTGAACGGCTGATCATCCACGACCCGCGCCTGGCGCCGCCGGTGCATGCGCTGAACGATTTCCCGTCGCGCTTCGTCACCCTCAACGCCGGGAACCTGCGCCAGGCGCTGCTTGCGTCCGGTTCGATCCCGATGGTCATGGAAGGCGTGCGCGACCTGCCGGGCGCCGGAGCCGGCACGTTCCGCGATGGCGGTCTGCTGGACTATCACCTCGACCTGCCCTACAACGGCGACGGCATCGTGCTCTATCCGCACTTCACCGACCGGGTGATTCCGGGCTGGTTCGACAAGACCCTGCCCTGGCGCAAAGCCTCGGTGGAACGCCTGCAGGACGTGCTGTTGCTCGCGCCGTCCAAGGAATACCTGGCGCGCCTGCCCTACGGCAAACTCCCCGACCGTAACGACTTCAAGCGCTTCATGGGCGATGCACCGAGCCGGCAGAAATACTGGCGCGCGGCGATGGACGAAAGTCGCCGGCTGGGCGACGAGTTCCTGGAACTGACTGCCAATGGTCGCCTCGCCGAGCGCTTGCTGACCCTTTAGTCAGCACAGCCGGGGACAAGCTGGTAAACTCGCCGCCTGCCCGAATTCGCTGCGGCGAACGCCATCTCAACAGAGCTGAAAACACTGTGGAAATCTTCAAGGAATTTACGTTCGAATCCGCCCACCGCCTGCCCCACGTACCGGACGGCCACAAGTGTGGACGCCTGCACGGTCACTCGTTCAAAGTGGCGATTCACCTGAGCGGCGACCTCGACCCGCACACCGGCTGGATCCGTGATTTCTCCGAGATCAAGGCGATTTTCAAGCCGCTGTACGAGCGTCTGGACCACAACTACCTGAACGACATTCCGGGCCTTGAGAACCCGACCAGCGAAGTGCTGGCCAAGTTCATCTGGAATGAGTTGAAGCCCCTGCTGCCGGAACTCAGTGCGATCCGCATCCACGAGACCTGCACCAGCGGTTGCATCTATCGCGGCGAGTAAATCCCGCGACACAAAAAACCACCGAGACCGGTGGTTTTTTTACGCCTATGCTTTTTGGCTCGAACCCGCCAAGAGGACAGGCCCATGACGGACTGGCTGCTGGATCAGGTCTTTGACTTCAACGGGCGACAGATTCGCCACGGGGTGCGCGGCGACGGCCCGCCGCTGGTGTTCG from Pseudomonas allokribbensis encodes the following:
- the queD gene encoding 6-carboxytetrahydropterin synthase QueD, whose protein sequence is MEIFKEFTFESAHRLPHVPDGHKCGRLHGHSFKVAIHLSGDLDPHTGWIRDFSEIKAIFKPLYERLDHNYLNDIPGLENPTSEVLAKFIWNELKPLLPELSAIRIHETCTSGCIYRGE
- a CDS encoding PepSY domain-containing protein; translation: MKILATLFIALLFYGLTSNLAHTRDLLADEARKLIDAGTIVPIETVKATAMARHPDSTVIDIELEKRYGFYLYQIELKDPQGVEWEMELDASDGLLRKDHQDT
- a CDS encoding response regulator transcription factor — translated: MRLLLVEDHVPLADELIAGLQRQGYAVDWLADGRDAVYQGRSEPYDLIVLDLGLPGVPGLEVLAQWRAGGLATPVLILTARDSWAERIEGLKAGADDYLTKPFHPEELHLRIQSLLRRSKGQANQPTLKSAGLHLDEGRQCVVRGGADIQLTAAEFRLLRYFMLHPEQILSKSHLAEHLYDGETERDSNVLEVHVNHLRRKLGKSVIETRRGQGYLFGGQAS
- a CDS encoding Na+/H+ antiporter family protein: MNAVIAAVGVMLILSLSRVHVVIALIVGALVGGLTGGLGIDATLKAFNSGLGGGATVALSYALLGAFAVAIAKSGLAHALADKALAMVDRQHATGGGSVKWLLIGLLWVVAIASQNILPIHIAFIPLLVPPLLYVLTKLQLDRRLIACVMTFGLITPYMVFPVGFGNIFLNQILLANVSKAGVDISQVNVMHAMAIPAAGMVFGLLMAVFFSYRKKRVYDLEKIEQVEQVSVAYNPMTIGIAGLAIAAAFIIQLLLDSMIIGALAGFLIFSASGIVKWRETDGLFTEGMKMMAMIGFIMIAASGFAEVLKATGEVRTLVESAAAQIDHSKAIGALLMLLVGLMVTIGIGSSFSTVPILAAIFVPLCVQLGFSPMAIVCIVGTAGALGDTGSPASDSTLGPTSGLNIDGQHHHIWDTVVPTFLHYNLPLLAAGWMAAMVL
- a CDS encoding patatin-like phospholipase family protein: MTAIHIKFPALTLKAGPRAMARIRAQGLNAADVGTLPGAAGGPKALGIQGLDLALFGEWLPAAPRERSLIGASVGSWRFASACLPDAAEGIRRLGHLYTEQNFNKGVTIGDVSRSSQRMLDDLLDGRDAVLLDNAHYRLNIMVVKSHGRLADDHRGRLGLALGSVIADNLRGRARLSRHFERLIIHDPRLAPPVHALNDFPSRFVTLNAGNLRQALLASGSIPMVMEGVRDLPGAGAGTFRDGGLLDYHLDLPYNGDGIVLYPHFTDRVIPGWFDKTLPWRKASVERLQDVLLLAPSKEYLARLPYGKLPDRNDFKRFMGDAPSRQKYWRAAMDESRRLGDEFLELTANGRLAERLLTL
- a CDS encoding DMT family transporter — encoded protein: MQSFDEVSAAPAPVVRSGLRLLLLPLVILAGMGLSVEAGLLGPLGEQVGHLWATLSIFGVGSAILFLLLLFAGPQKGPALTDLPRWQLIGGFLGPMYVVVLTLATPHIGIAMTMIAILSGQVGKSVLIDHFGWFGATRKKVNAERWLALGLIVAALVLIARG
- a CDS encoding PepSY domain-containing protein, with the translated sequence MKLFLPYSSTRATGLMALALVAFCSAPLARDLNQDEALRLRQQGVILPLEQVLHNALDRYPGAKLLEVELEEKHDVYIYEVELLTVDGVTRELHLEAATGRLLKDKED
- a CDS encoding methyl-accepting chemotaxis protein, whose product is MTSQLTGLVTQVSDQAQRSDQAMERQRHETDQVATAINEMSAAAQEVAKSAQNAAVAAQQTDEEGQTAKRVVAGSIKQIHALVDDIRSSGVSLDSLQQDVSSIVGVLGVIRSIAEQTNLLALNAAIEAARAGEAGRGFAVVADEVRALASRTQISTQEIQGMIDRLQAGTQSAVEAMRRSSEAGDGTSAQANQAGASLDAMADLIATINSMNAQIASAAEEQTAVAEEINRSVHQIAVAVDNVADETQLGAQTSRSLADLGQRLGKLVGQFRI
- a CDS encoding LysR family transcriptional regulator, yielding MHGLNELGFKALRLFVAVLDHGSFSEVARREGVAPSSISRQIQLMEQALNQQLLYRHTRAVTPTEAGRMLGHHARLVLVQLEEAEQALQEQQSEPTGLVRINAPVVFGQRHLTPWLGRLCERYPKLQLDIQQTDHYIDPLQEGADLLFRIGPLHDSSMQARILAPHRFQVAASPAYLKRFGTPQHPEDLARHQCLAYKGATGQQRWFFRQDQGEWTPYSVKGPITGNHADTLTQAAVQGLGLVMFPSWLIGEAVREGTLVPVLGEFQVSNSVEPQQIAVLWPGSRRLSVKVRTVIDFFIECFGEVPYWDRP
- a CDS encoding ATP-binding protein — translated: MRSIQRRLSLGLISVMVIVGLVLAQTSLWLFEVGLQRYLEAGLRNDSESLLVALVRGPQGLQLDERHLSPAYQRPFSGHYFRIDFAESHWRSRSLWDQELPLLERPGLHSNLQLGPDGQQLLVLRSDYKRLGQSISISVAQDYTPVRESFQRMRQVGLGLGLAGLLLILILQRLTVRRALRPLEKAREQIAQLQQGQRSQLDEQVPTELEPLVAQINHLLAHTEDSLKRSRNALGNLGHALKTPLAVLLSLASNEKLDAHPELRKILKEQLEQVQQRLNRELNRARLSGDALPGALFDCDAELPGLLATLNMIHGEHLALSYVAPTGLQLPWDREDLLELLGNLLDNACKWADAEVRLSVVEKAEGFVLSVEDDGPGIPEAQRDQVFSRGTRLDEQTHGHGLGLGIVRDIVETWGGGLVLGESEWGGLRVEIQLPRR